A DNA window from Solanum lycopersicum chromosome 3, SLM_r2.1 contains the following coding sequences:
- the LOC101263877 gene encoding heavy metal-associated isoprenylated plant protein 39, which yields MKKVILKLEYFDEKIKQKAMKKVSGLEGVESISIDSKEKKLTITGNIDPVSLVSKLRKLCHTDIVSVGPAKEPEKKKDDGAKKDEGAKKDDGKKDDGAKKGDDKKGGADKTKEEALPVMKAFPAPIFYHYNQHPYQHYQTPVPAYYHQRSVEEDPNSCVIC from the exons ATGAAG AAAGTAATTCTGAAATTGGAGTATTTCGACGAGAAAATCAAGCAGAAAGCCATGAAGAAAGTGTCTGGTCTTGAAG GAGTGGAATCAATTTCAATAGAttcaaaagagaagaaattaaCAATAACAGGGAACATAGATCCAGTTTCACTGGTTTCAAAATTGAGGAAGCTCTGTCACACTGATATCGTCTCAGTTGGACCAGCAAAAGAGCCTGAGAAAAAGAAGGACGACGGTGCCAAAAAAGATGAAGGGGCTAAAAAGGATGACGGCAAAAAAGATGATGGGGCTAAAAAAGGGGATGATAAAAAAGGAGGAGCCGATAAGACGAAAGAAGAAGCTCTTCCAGTAATGAAAGCTTTTCCAGCTCCTATATTTTATCACTATAATCAGCATCCTTATCAACATTATCAAACCCCTGTTCCTGCTTATTATCACCAACGAAGCGTTGAAGAAGATCCAAATTCTTGTGTCATCTGTTGA
- the LOC101259315 gene encoding uncharacterized protein isoform X3: MLSLSNLHICKALPEDFDPSALQESRLTYTKEFMLSLSNLQICKDLPKDFDPSVLRYSRLTYTKTFMLSLSNLQICEDLPKDFDPSILRELDGLSECMLGMQQTSTILPPYTSNNYYTGSSPVLRCDLVADSRLCCGRLGKQVSQGCCDSDSRAQNYCSGILGSFLSKSKNPYRPPQYYKVGGSNSYASHSSKGTKSLTNTAFSVQEDVQSKNDTFQDDVLGNKSTHWRKQIANLSEAQKSVIKFVDDEKSHCKTHGSINGAITTQQEQLLDSEPKASIAIINLEEFETRQFGESLEKEVSLQHTDFPVIETRCLKGPCTGRMENGIHTANILAAESHENLKLNWESKEDFEAEINNELLLGEAFFPSQENLYERISKTKELQPNEFFLASVLSDCGAFETDGEGIADSIFDCELELDEIEESECPFDDFWTEILDVIHLEQESRDSYSADTVKVTESEVPLHIQDEDELDLLNYQEEPKDPKIANVDTSIDLDIVEDEINLPDEDSLISVDHLLSLSDHCSEVTFVGRTDRLKPNLTSDSTGHPEVAHCYEKSFLPGRKVSSSAIHQKPYPHQISSKTSCIHVNPEIPTFHPLDLYFTCSHFKNIREEKHGHYYPPAIYFYPWSKIHHESSMKTAPAMEKKYEHLERYPMLYQPDNSLQHMELLRESQADPSEHVVYDVVQQWDDMQKLPETYHQQLHYPGFGFPI; encoded by the exons ATGTTATCATTGTCTAACCTGCATATTTGTAAAGCCTTGCCCGAAGATTTTGATCCATCAGCTTTACA AGAGTCAAGGCTTACGTACACTAAGGAATTCATGTTATCATTGTCTAACCTGCAAATTTGTAAAGACTTACCCAAAGATTTTGATCCATCAGTTTTACG ATATTCAAGGCTTACGTACACTAAAACATTCATGCTATCATTGTCTAACCTGCAAATTTGTGAAGACTTGCCCAAAGATTTTGATCCATCCATTTTGCG CGAACTTGATGGTTTATCTGAGTGTATGCTGGGAATGCAACAAACATCTACAATCCTACCCCCATATACTTCAAACAATTATTACACTGGCTCATCACCTGTTCTTAGATGTGATTTGGTTGCCGATTCTCGATTATGCTGTGGGAGATTGGGAAAACAAGTTTCACAGGGATGCTGTGATTCAG ATTCCAGGGCGCAGAATTATTGTTCTGGGATTTTGGGATCATTTCTTAGTAAGAGCAAGAACCCTTATCGTCCACCACAGTATTACAAG GTTGGCGGTTCCAATTCATATGCTAGCCATTCATCTAAAGGAACAAAGTCTCTGACTAACACGGCCTTTTCTGTTCAAGAGGATGTACAATCAAAAAATGATACTTTTCAAGATGATGTACTTGGGAATAAAAGTACTCATTGGAGAAAGCAGATTGCAAACTTATCTGAAGCCCAAAAATCTGTCATCAAGTTTGTGGATGACGAGAAGTCACATTGCAAAACACATGGTTCTATCAATGGTGCCATCACTACTCAGCAAGAACAACTTCTTGATTCTGAACCTAAAGCATCAATTGCGATTATTAATCTGGAAGAATTTGAAACAAGACAATTTGGAGAGTCACTAGAG AAGGAAGTATCACTGCAACATACTGACTTTCCTGTCATTGAAACAAGATGCTTGAAGGGGCCATGTACTGGTAGAATGGAGAATGGTATTCATACAGCCAACATTTTAGCAGCAGAAAGCcatgaaaatcttaaattgaaTTGGGAGTCCAAGGAAGATTTTGAAGCTGAAATCAATAATGAGTTGCTCTTAGGAGAAGCATTCTTTCCTTCACAGGAAAATTTGTATGAGAGGATATCTAAAACCAAAGAATTACAGCCCAATGAATTCTTCTTAGCATCAGTTCTCAGCGATTGTGGAGCTTTTGAGACAGATGGTGAAGGCATCGCAGATTCTATCTTTGATTGTGAGCTTGAGTTGGATGAGATCGAGGAGAGTGAATGtccatttgatgatttttggaCTGAAATATTGGATGTTATTCATTTGGAGCAAGAATCTAGGGACAGTTACTCAGCTGATACAGTTAAAGTAACTGAATCTGAAGTTCCACTACATATACAGGATGAAGATGAATTGGATTTGCTCAATTATCAGGAAGAGCCAAAAGATCCCAAAATCGCTAATGTGGACACTTCTATTGATTTAGATATTGTGGAAGATGAAATCAATTTGCCTGATGAGGACAGTTTGATTTCTGTTGACCATCTTTTGTCCCTCTCAGACCATTGCTCAGAGGTAACTTTTGTTGGTAGAACTGATAGATTGAAGCCTAATCTCACTTCTGACAGTACCGGACACCCAGAAGTTGCTCATTGTTATGAGAAATCCTTTCTACCTGGTCGGAAAGTTTCAAGCTCTGCAATCCACCAGAAACCATATCCCCATCAGATCTCTTCTAAGACCTCGTGTATCCATGTTAATCCAGAAATTCCAACTTTTCATCCATTGGATCTTTATTTTACTTGCAGTCATTTCAAGAATATAAGAGAAGAAAAACATGGTCATTATTACCCTCCTGCAATATATTTTTACCCTTGGTCTAAAATTCATCACGAGTCTTCCATGAAAACCGCACCTGCCATGGAAAAGAAATATGAACATCTTGAACGGTATCCAATGTTGTATCAGCCAGATAATTCTCTTCAGCATATGGAATTGCTACGTGAATCACAAGCAGATCCTAGTGAGCATGTCGTTTATGATGTTGTACAACAATGGGATGACATGCAAAAATTACCTGAGACTTATCATCAACAATTACACTACCCCGGATTTGGATTTCCAATATGA
- the LOC101259315 gene encoding uncharacterized protein isoform X4, which yields MIRGLLILKHSCYHCLTCIFVKPCPKILIHQLYKSQGLRTLRNSCYHCLTCKFVKTYPKILIHQFYDIQGLRTLKHSCYHCLTCKFVKTCPKILIHPFCANLMVYLSVCWECNKHLQSYPHILQTIITLAHHLFLDVIWLPILDYAVGDWENKFHRDAVIQVGGSNSYASHSSKGTKSLTNTAFSVQEDVQSKNDTFQDDVLGNKSTHWRKQIANLSEAQKSVIKFVDDEKSHCKTHGSINGAITTQQEQLLDSEPKASIAIINLEEFETRQFGESLEKEVSLQHTDFPVIETRCLKGPCTGRMENGIHTANILAAESHENLKLNWESKEDFEAEINNELLLGEAFFPSQENLYERISKTKELQPNEFFLASVLSDCGAFETDGEGIADSIFDCELELDEIEESECPFDDFWTEILDVIHLEQESRDSYSADTVKVTESEVPLHIQDEDELDLLNYQEEPKDPKIANVDTSIDLDIVEDEINLPDEDSLISVDHLLSLSDHCSEVTFVGRTDRLKPNLTSDSTGHPEVAHCYEKSFLPGRKVSSSAIHQKPYPHQISSKTSCIHVNPEIPTFHPLDLYFTCSHFKNIREEKHGHYYPPAIYFYPWSKIHHESSMKTAPAMEKKYEHLERYPMLYQPDNSLQHMELLRESQADPSEHVVYDVVQQWDDMQKLPETYHQQLHYPGFGFPI from the exons A TGATTCGAGGCTTACTTATACTAAAGCATTCATGTTATCATTGTCTAACCTGCATATTTGTAAAGCCTTGCCCGAAGATTTTGATCCATCAGCTTTACA AGAGTCAAGGCTTACGTACACTAAGGAATTCATGTTATCATTGTCTAACCTGCAAATTTGTAAAGACTTACCCAAAGATTTTGATCCATCAGTTTTACG ATATTCAAGGCTTACGTACACTAAAACATTCATGCTATCATTGTCTAACCTGCAAATTTGTGAAGACTTGCCCAAAGATTTTGATCCATCCATTTTGCG CGAACTTGATGGTTTATCTGAGTGTATGCTGGGAATGCAACAAACATCTACAATCCTACCCCCATATACTTCAAACAATTATTACACTGGCTCATCACCTGTTCTTAGATGTGATTTGGTTGCCGATTCTCGATTATGCTGTGGGAGATTGGGAAAACAAGTTTCACAGGGATGCTGTGATTCAG GTTGGCGGTTCCAATTCATATGCTAGCCATTCATCTAAAGGAACAAAGTCTCTGACTAACACGGCCTTTTCTGTTCAAGAGGATGTACAATCAAAAAATGATACTTTTCAAGATGATGTACTTGGGAATAAAAGTACTCATTGGAGAAAGCAGATTGCAAACTTATCTGAAGCCCAAAAATCTGTCATCAAGTTTGTGGATGACGAGAAGTCACATTGCAAAACACATGGTTCTATCAATGGTGCCATCACTACTCAGCAAGAACAACTTCTTGATTCTGAACCTAAAGCATCAATTGCGATTATTAATCTGGAAGAATTTGAAACAAGACAATTTGGAGAGTCACTAGAG AAGGAAGTATCACTGCAACATACTGACTTTCCTGTCATTGAAACAAGATGCTTGAAGGGGCCATGTACTGGTAGAATGGAGAATGGTATTCATACAGCCAACATTTTAGCAGCAGAAAGCcatgaaaatcttaaattgaaTTGGGAGTCCAAGGAAGATTTTGAAGCTGAAATCAATAATGAGTTGCTCTTAGGAGAAGCATTCTTTCCTTCACAGGAAAATTTGTATGAGAGGATATCTAAAACCAAAGAATTACAGCCCAATGAATTCTTCTTAGCATCAGTTCTCAGCGATTGTGGAGCTTTTGAGACAGATGGTGAAGGCATCGCAGATTCTATCTTTGATTGTGAGCTTGAGTTGGATGAGATCGAGGAGAGTGAATGtccatttgatgatttttggaCTGAAATATTGGATGTTATTCATTTGGAGCAAGAATCTAGGGACAGTTACTCAGCTGATACAGTTAAAGTAACTGAATCTGAAGTTCCACTACATATACAGGATGAAGATGAATTGGATTTGCTCAATTATCAGGAAGAGCCAAAAGATCCCAAAATCGCTAATGTGGACACTTCTATTGATTTAGATATTGTGGAAGATGAAATCAATTTGCCTGATGAGGACAGTTTGATTTCTGTTGACCATCTTTTGTCCCTCTCAGACCATTGCTCAGAGGTAACTTTTGTTGGTAGAACTGATAGATTGAAGCCTAATCTCACTTCTGACAGTACCGGACACCCAGAAGTTGCTCATTGTTATGAGAAATCCTTTCTACCTGGTCGGAAAGTTTCAAGCTCTGCAATCCACCAGAAACCATATCCCCATCAGATCTCTTCTAAGACCTCGTGTATCCATGTTAATCCAGAAATTCCAACTTTTCATCCATTGGATCTTTATTTTACTTGCAGTCATTTCAAGAATATAAGAGAAGAAAAACATGGTCATTATTACCCTCCTGCAATATATTTTTACCCTTGGTCTAAAATTCATCACGAGTCTTCCATGAAAACCGCACCTGCCATGGAAAAGAAATATGAACATCTTGAACGGTATCCAATGTTGTATCAGCCAGATAATTCTCTTCAGCATATGGAATTGCTACGTGAATCACAAGCAGATCCTAGTGAGCATGTCGTTTATGATGTTGTACAACAATGGGATGACATGCAAAAATTACCTGAGACTTATCATCAACAATTACACTACCCCGGATTTGGATTTCCAATATGA
- the LOC101259315 gene encoding uncharacterized protein isoform X1, whose amino-acid sequence MIARRDQIQRHLSEKVIVSAHFHGVPFGLWKSSFLVSSFCTGAVAKVLQNIYINVDDTKACYLKQRVDFGCECEFDARKMNVVESYMRELHKLAGTCTGCENLCCDFGMSVEVEQCSSKEQLESEETRTTAEILNDSRLTYTKAFMLSLSNLHICKALPEDFDPSALQESRLTYTKEFMLSLSNLQICKDLPKDFDPSVLRYSRLTYTKTFMLSLSNLQICEDLPKDFDPSILRELDGLSECMLGMQQTSTILPPYTSNNYYTGSSPVLRCDLVADSRLCCGRLGKQVSQGCCDSDSRAQNYCSGILGSFLSKSKNPYRPPQYYKVGGSNSYASHSSKGTKSLTNTAFSVQEDVQSKNDTFQDDVLGNKSTHWRKQIANLSEAQKSVIKFVDDEKSHCKTHGSINGAITTQQEQLLDSEPKASIAIINLEEFETRQFGESLEKEVSLQHTDFPVIETRCLKGPCTGRMENGIHTANILAAESHENLKLNWESKEDFEAEINNELLLGEAFFPSQENLYERISKTKELQPNEFFLASVLSDCGAFETDGEGIADSIFDCELELDEIEESECPFDDFWTEILDVIHLEQESRDSYSADTVKVTESEVPLHIQDEDELDLLNYQEEPKDPKIANVDTSIDLDIVEDEINLPDEDSLISVDHLLSLSDHCSEVTFVGRTDRLKPNLTSDSTGHPEVAHCYEKSFLPGRKVSSSAIHQKPYPHQISSKTSCIHVNPEIPTFHPLDLYFTCSHFKNIREEKHGHYYPPAIYFYPWSKIHHESSMKTAPAMEKKYEHLERYPMLYQPDNSLQHMELLRESQADPSEHVVYDVVQQWDDMQKLPETYHQQLHYPGFGFPI is encoded by the exons ATGATTGCCCGAAGGGACCAAATACAGAGGCATTTGAGTGAAAAG GTAATCGTCTCTGCGCATTTCCATGGAGTTCCGTTTGGACTTTGGAAATCGAGTTTTCTAGTTTCCTCATTCTGCACAGGTGCGGTAGCTAAGGTTTTACAGAACATATACATCAACGTTGACGATACAAAAGCTTGTTATCTCAAACAAAGAGTTGATTTTGGTTGCGAGTGTGAATTTGACGCTCGGAAGATGAACGTAGTGGAGAGTTATATGCGGGAACTGCATAAGCTTGCAGGAACTTGTACGGGCTGTGAAAATTTGTGCTGTGACTTTGGGATGAGTGTGGAAGTTGAACAATGCAGCTCGAAAGAGCAGTTGGAATCGGAGGAAACCAGAACCACTGCAGAGATCTTAAA TGATTCGAGGCTTACTTATACTAAAGCATTCATGTTATCATTGTCTAACCTGCATATTTGTAAAGCCTTGCCCGAAGATTTTGATCCATCAGCTTTACA AGAGTCAAGGCTTACGTACACTAAGGAATTCATGTTATCATTGTCTAACCTGCAAATTTGTAAAGACTTACCCAAAGATTTTGATCCATCAGTTTTACG ATATTCAAGGCTTACGTACACTAAAACATTCATGCTATCATTGTCTAACCTGCAAATTTGTGAAGACTTGCCCAAAGATTTTGATCCATCCATTTTGCG CGAACTTGATGGTTTATCTGAGTGTATGCTGGGAATGCAACAAACATCTACAATCCTACCCCCATATACTTCAAACAATTATTACACTGGCTCATCACCTGTTCTTAGATGTGATTTGGTTGCCGATTCTCGATTATGCTGTGGGAGATTGGGAAAACAAGTTTCACAGGGATGCTGTGATTCAG ATTCCAGGGCGCAGAATTATTGTTCTGGGATTTTGGGATCATTTCTTAGTAAGAGCAAGAACCCTTATCGTCCACCACAGTATTACAAG GTTGGCGGTTCCAATTCATATGCTAGCCATTCATCTAAAGGAACAAAGTCTCTGACTAACACGGCCTTTTCTGTTCAAGAGGATGTACAATCAAAAAATGATACTTTTCAAGATGATGTACTTGGGAATAAAAGTACTCATTGGAGAAAGCAGATTGCAAACTTATCTGAAGCCCAAAAATCTGTCATCAAGTTTGTGGATGACGAGAAGTCACATTGCAAAACACATGGTTCTATCAATGGTGCCATCACTACTCAGCAAGAACAACTTCTTGATTCTGAACCTAAAGCATCAATTGCGATTATTAATCTGGAAGAATTTGAAACAAGACAATTTGGAGAGTCACTAGAG AAGGAAGTATCACTGCAACATACTGACTTTCCTGTCATTGAAACAAGATGCTTGAAGGGGCCATGTACTGGTAGAATGGAGAATGGTATTCATACAGCCAACATTTTAGCAGCAGAAAGCcatgaaaatcttaaattgaaTTGGGAGTCCAAGGAAGATTTTGAAGCTGAAATCAATAATGAGTTGCTCTTAGGAGAAGCATTCTTTCCTTCACAGGAAAATTTGTATGAGAGGATATCTAAAACCAAAGAATTACAGCCCAATGAATTCTTCTTAGCATCAGTTCTCAGCGATTGTGGAGCTTTTGAGACAGATGGTGAAGGCATCGCAGATTCTATCTTTGATTGTGAGCTTGAGTTGGATGAGATCGAGGAGAGTGAATGtccatttgatgatttttggaCTGAAATATTGGATGTTATTCATTTGGAGCAAGAATCTAGGGACAGTTACTCAGCTGATACAGTTAAAGTAACTGAATCTGAAGTTCCACTACATATACAGGATGAAGATGAATTGGATTTGCTCAATTATCAGGAAGAGCCAAAAGATCCCAAAATCGCTAATGTGGACACTTCTATTGATTTAGATATTGTGGAAGATGAAATCAATTTGCCTGATGAGGACAGTTTGATTTCTGTTGACCATCTTTTGTCCCTCTCAGACCATTGCTCAGAGGTAACTTTTGTTGGTAGAACTGATAGATTGAAGCCTAATCTCACTTCTGACAGTACCGGACACCCAGAAGTTGCTCATTGTTATGAGAAATCCTTTCTACCTGGTCGGAAAGTTTCAAGCTCTGCAATCCACCAGAAACCATATCCCCATCAGATCTCTTCTAAGACCTCGTGTATCCATGTTAATCCAGAAATTCCAACTTTTCATCCATTGGATCTTTATTTTACTTGCAGTCATTTCAAGAATATAAGAGAAGAAAAACATGGTCATTATTACCCTCCTGCAATATATTTTTACCCTTGGTCTAAAATTCATCACGAGTCTTCCATGAAAACCGCACCTGCCATGGAAAAGAAATATGAACATCTTGAACGGTATCCAATGTTGTATCAGCCAGATAATTCTCTTCAGCATATGGAATTGCTACGTGAATCACAAGCAGATCCTAGTGAGCATGTCGTTTATGATGTTGTACAACAATGGGATGACATGCAAAAATTACCTGAGACTTATCATCAACAATTACACTACCCCGGATTTGGATTTCCAATATGA
- the LOC101259315 gene encoding uncharacterized protein isoform X2, with protein sequence MNVVESYMRELHKLAGTCTGCENLCCDFGMSVEVEQCSSKEQLESEETRTTAEILNDSRLTYTKAFMLSLSNLHICKALPEDFDPSALQESRLTYTKEFMLSLSNLQICKDLPKDFDPSVLRYSRLTYTKTFMLSLSNLQICEDLPKDFDPSILRELDGLSECMLGMQQTSTILPPYTSNNYYTGSSPVLRCDLVADSRLCCGRLGKQVSQGCCDSDSRAQNYCSGILGSFLSKSKNPYRPPQYYKVGGSNSYASHSSKGTKSLTNTAFSVQEDVQSKNDTFQDDVLGNKSTHWRKQIANLSEAQKSVIKFVDDEKSHCKTHGSINGAITTQQEQLLDSEPKASIAIINLEEFETRQFGESLEKEVSLQHTDFPVIETRCLKGPCTGRMENGIHTANILAAESHENLKLNWESKEDFEAEINNELLLGEAFFPSQENLYERISKTKELQPNEFFLASVLSDCGAFETDGEGIADSIFDCELELDEIEESECPFDDFWTEILDVIHLEQESRDSYSADTVKVTESEVPLHIQDEDELDLLNYQEEPKDPKIANVDTSIDLDIVEDEINLPDEDSLISVDHLLSLSDHCSEVTFVGRTDRLKPNLTSDSTGHPEVAHCYEKSFLPGRKVSSSAIHQKPYPHQISSKTSCIHVNPEIPTFHPLDLYFTCSHFKNIREEKHGHYYPPAIYFYPWSKIHHESSMKTAPAMEKKYEHLERYPMLYQPDNSLQHMELLRESQADPSEHVVYDVVQQWDDMQKLPETYHQQLHYPGFGFPI encoded by the exons ATGAACGTAGTGGAGAGTTATATGCGGGAACTGCATAAGCTTGCAGGAACTTGTACGGGCTGTGAAAATTTGTGCTGTGACTTTGGGATGAGTGTGGAAGTTGAACAATGCAGCTCGAAAGAGCAGTTGGAATCGGAGGAAACCAGAACCACTGCAGAGATCTTAAA TGATTCGAGGCTTACTTATACTAAAGCATTCATGTTATCATTGTCTAACCTGCATATTTGTAAAGCCTTGCCCGAAGATTTTGATCCATCAGCTTTACA AGAGTCAAGGCTTACGTACACTAAGGAATTCATGTTATCATTGTCTAACCTGCAAATTTGTAAAGACTTACCCAAAGATTTTGATCCATCAGTTTTACG ATATTCAAGGCTTACGTACACTAAAACATTCATGCTATCATTGTCTAACCTGCAAATTTGTGAAGACTTGCCCAAAGATTTTGATCCATCCATTTTGCG CGAACTTGATGGTTTATCTGAGTGTATGCTGGGAATGCAACAAACATCTACAATCCTACCCCCATATACTTCAAACAATTATTACACTGGCTCATCACCTGTTCTTAGATGTGATTTGGTTGCCGATTCTCGATTATGCTGTGGGAGATTGGGAAAACAAGTTTCACAGGGATGCTGTGATTCAG ATTCCAGGGCGCAGAATTATTGTTCTGGGATTTTGGGATCATTTCTTAGTAAGAGCAAGAACCCTTATCGTCCACCACAGTATTACAAG GTTGGCGGTTCCAATTCATATGCTAGCCATTCATCTAAAGGAACAAAGTCTCTGACTAACACGGCCTTTTCTGTTCAAGAGGATGTACAATCAAAAAATGATACTTTTCAAGATGATGTACTTGGGAATAAAAGTACTCATTGGAGAAAGCAGATTGCAAACTTATCTGAAGCCCAAAAATCTGTCATCAAGTTTGTGGATGACGAGAAGTCACATTGCAAAACACATGGTTCTATCAATGGTGCCATCACTACTCAGCAAGAACAACTTCTTGATTCTGAACCTAAAGCATCAATTGCGATTATTAATCTGGAAGAATTTGAAACAAGACAATTTGGAGAGTCACTAGAG AAGGAAGTATCACTGCAACATACTGACTTTCCTGTCATTGAAACAAGATGCTTGAAGGGGCCATGTACTGGTAGAATGGAGAATGGTATTCATACAGCCAACATTTTAGCAGCAGAAAGCcatgaaaatcttaaattgaaTTGGGAGTCCAAGGAAGATTTTGAAGCTGAAATCAATAATGAGTTGCTCTTAGGAGAAGCATTCTTTCCTTCACAGGAAAATTTGTATGAGAGGATATCTAAAACCAAAGAATTACAGCCCAATGAATTCTTCTTAGCATCAGTTCTCAGCGATTGTGGAGCTTTTGAGACAGATGGTGAAGGCATCGCAGATTCTATCTTTGATTGTGAGCTTGAGTTGGATGAGATCGAGGAGAGTGAATGtccatttgatgatttttggaCTGAAATATTGGATGTTATTCATTTGGAGCAAGAATCTAGGGACAGTTACTCAGCTGATACAGTTAAAGTAACTGAATCTGAAGTTCCACTACATATACAGGATGAAGATGAATTGGATTTGCTCAATTATCAGGAAGAGCCAAAAGATCCCAAAATCGCTAATGTGGACACTTCTATTGATTTAGATATTGTGGAAGATGAAATCAATTTGCCTGATGAGGACAGTTTGATTTCTGTTGACCATCTTTTGTCCCTCTCAGACCATTGCTCAGAGGTAACTTTTGTTGGTAGAACTGATAGATTGAAGCCTAATCTCACTTCTGACAGTACCGGACACCCAGAAGTTGCTCATTGTTATGAGAAATCCTTTCTACCTGGTCGGAAAGTTTCAAGCTCTGCAATCCACCAGAAACCATATCCCCATCAGATCTCTTCTAAGACCTCGTGTATCCATGTTAATCCAGAAATTCCAACTTTTCATCCATTGGATCTTTATTTTACTTGCAGTCATTTCAAGAATATAAGAGAAGAAAAACATGGTCATTATTACCCTCCTGCAATATATTTTTACCCTTGGTCTAAAATTCATCACGAGTCTTCCATGAAAACCGCACCTGCCATGGAAAAGAAATATGAACATCTTGAACGGTATCCAATGTTGTATCAGCCAGATAATTCTCTTCAGCATATGGAATTGCTACGTGAATCACAAGCAGATCCTAGTGAGCATGTCGTTTATGATGTTGTACAACAATGGGATGACATGCAAAAATTACCTGAGACTTATCATCAACAATTACACTACCCCGGATTTGGATTTCCAATATGA